A single region of the Plasmodium chabaudi chabaudi strain AS genome assembly, chromosome: 3 genome encodes:
- a CDS encoding fam-a protein has protein sequence MNKFYIQIVLFILSIFIYANNEALAADAAQIKSAQPKFKKRYPTSREIYENNKHLLCTNPEETIEAEKLMKEVVKHLEYHATSKDGYRLHQYDSYSGVDFYIKKHNDTNVEKIQYKVYSSNKYNKVISEIWDPDSNTFLDNGSDKVKIERVYNPNLVLIQQRYKNGPLSREKYFYALVKKVQISHDTTIIAMVSPNVNDHHPSNIKYKNPIIENANSFKIDIDSEDYIRRGKLKKTFVNIAGYYIQKCCTHVDVTYVESITGRSFF, from the exons atgaataaattttatattcaaatcgttttatttattttaagcatttttatatatgcaaataatGAAGCCCTTGCAGCTGATGCCGCTCAAATAAAATCTGCGCAACCCAAATTCAAAAAACGTTATCCTAC TTCAagagaaatatatgaaaacaaCAAGCACTTATTATGTACAAATCCCGAAGAAACAATAGAAGCGGAAAAACTTATGAAAGAAGTTGTAAAACATTTAGAATACCATGCAACAAGTAAAGATGGTTATAGATTACATCAATACGACTCTTATAGTGGTGtagatttttatataaaaaagcatAACGATACAaatgttgaaaaaatacaatataaaGTTTATAGCAGCAATAAG TATAATAAAGTAATAAGCGAGATATGGGATCCCGATAGTAACACTTTCCTCGATAATGGCTCTGATAAAG tAAAAATTGAACGTGTGTACAATCCAAATTTAGTATTGATACAACAACGTTACAAAAATGGGCCGCTGAGCCGtgagaaatatttttatgctttAGTCAAAAAAGTTCAA aTATCGCATGACACAACTATAATTGCCATGGTTTCACCAAATGTAAATGATCACCACCCTTccaatataaaatataaaaacccAATAATAGAAAATGCAAATTCATTCAAAATTGATATTGATTCTGAAGATTATATTAGAAGAggaaaactaaaaaaaacgtTTGTTAACATAGCTGGATACTACATTCAAAAATGCTGCACTCATGTTGATGTCACCTATGTCGAATCT ATTACTGGGCGTTCTTTcttttaa
- a CDS encoding CIR protein yields the protein MRNPSYKIEDVYKEFVTINGYFDDDEDDGTQTKVNNEAIHNYCDYKDKPKNNDKCSGYYEMISSGVIYLLENLKTKCNLDDDKLAEYAILWLSYKLKIKDNPIIKKLSDFYKSYIDTNNYYNENINGGDGLTYKAIIDKKKDLMDMNINDIFKLEAPFNILYYLYDQISDEHPDCEKNLDYANDFAEKYEVLLNNNDTGIDDSLYSQILSILSTDYNNLQKKCTNFPSLPVYPRGFSIKVTLIPITFIFVAIPIFLEFAYKYSLFGFGKRSQKQYLREKRKKAKRKVYNYLLLEESDYSRNSNNY from the exons ATGAGAAACCCAAGTTATAAGATTGAGGATGTg tATAAAGAATTTGTTACGATCAATGGCTATTTtgatgatgatgaagatGATGGAACACAAACTAAAGTAAATAATGAAGCAATCCACAATTATTGTGATTACAAGGATAAACCAAAAAACAATGATAAATGTAGTGGTTATTATGAAATGATTAGTTCTGgtgttatttatttgctagaaaatttaaagacAAAGTGTAATTTAGACGATGATAAACTTGCCGAATACGCTATTTTATGGTTAAGTTATaaactaaaaataaaggataATCCtataatcaaaaaattaagtgatttttataaaagttatatagatacaaataattattataatgagAATATAAATGGTGGTGATGGTCTGACTTATAAGGCAAttatagataaaaaaaaagatttgatggatatgaatattaatgatatatttaaactTGAAGCcccatttaatatattatattatttgtatgaTCAAATTAGTGATGAACATCCGGATTGCGAAAAAAATTTGGATTATGCTAACGATTTTgctgaaaaatatgaagtacttcttaataataatgatactGGTATTGATGACAGTCTATATAGTCAAAtattatctatattatcaactgattataacaatttacaaaaaaaatgtaccAATTTTCCATCCCTCCCAGTTTATCCACGAGGTTTTTCAATAAAAGTTACGTTAATTCCaattacatttatatttgttgcAATACCTATTTTCTTGGAATTTGCTTAtaag tattcattatttggatTTGGTAAACGATCtcaaaaacaatatttaagagaaaaacgaaaaaaagcAAAGAGGAAAgtgtataattatttattactcGAAGAGAGTGATTATTCCAGgaatagtaataattattga
- a CDS encoding CIR protein: MDNLCKVINRLDRKITVKVDNLIAMIEFDKIQSKYCTAKDEEGTCYSYEAIISSYFITLLNHFKSCNDNNLENDKLAQYAVLWLCHKLNKNSQNGVSNLKDIYDVYIKDNKKDIEKMSGEAYNSCKDIINKKIYSMPIDIKEMSRLYEALKALCKLYTECDEKKEKYTSCSRDAQDFANEFNKLNDDNRITENNLYSQILYALFNDYNSFKNGCAKNCSSCNDVPTLSEIKAPPSSSIPRKLIPVLLTFSIPFFLGIAYKNSLFGFHKRVQRKHLRERLKK, encoded by the exons ATGGATAACCtg tGTAAAGTAATTAACCGGTTAGATAGAAAGATTACCGTGAAGGTGGATAATTTAATTGCAATGATtgaatttgataaaatacaGAGTAAGTATTGTACTGCCAAGGATGAGGAAGGCACATGTTATTCTTATGAAGCAATAATTAGCtcttattttataacattGCTAAATCATTTTAAGAGTTGTAATGACaataatttagaaaatgataaactTGCTCAATACGCTGTTTTATGGTTATGCCATAaactaaataaaaactCACAAAATGGAGTCAGTAATCTAAAAGATATTTatgatgtatatataaaggatAATAAGAAGGATATTGAGAAAATGTCTGGTGAAGCTTATAATAGTTGTaaagatattataaataaaaaaatatattcgaTGCCTATTGATATTAAAGAAATGTCTAGACTTTATGAAGCATTAAAAGCATTATGTAAATTGTATACTGAAtgtgatgaaaaaaaagaaaaatacaCAAGTTGTTCACGAGATGCTCAAGATTTTGCTaatgaatttaataaaCTTAATGACGATAATAGGATTactgaaaataatttatatagcCAAATATTGTATGCTTTATTTAATGATTATAatagttttaaaaatggttGTGCTAAAAATTGTAGTTCTTGTAACGATGTTCCAACTCTTTCAGAGATAAAAGCACCACCAAGTTCATCGATACCAAGAAAACTAATTCCAGTTTTATTGACATTTTCAATACCATTTTTCTTGGGAATTGCTTATAAg aattcattatttggatTTCATAAACGAGTCCAAAGGAAACATTTAAGAGAAAggctaaaaaaataa
- a CDS encoding CIR protein, which translates to MSKKLCGLIIGIDNGIIVKLNGSNVQIKNDTTFNDYCPNEGMKTNGECDSNIQNVNFAIIKLLTYFKSVVDDILEDNKLSEYAILWLCYKINLMSYDGIRNLNDFHNKYIKDKESDIQKMVDVEAYNIYMDFINKNQDLMNMDINGISNFYAPLKSLCNMYNKFDAKNNSCAKCSEDAKEFVEKYNQFNEDPSVIGNQSYRKILTILFNDYDNLKNKCKDSSSLPTIEQIQYSVKGSEKGSEFASSSSSITIKLIPVLLTFTIPFFLRIAYKYSLFGFGKRSQKQYLGKRLKK; encoded by the exons atgTCTAAGAAATTg TGTGGATTAATTATTGGGATCGATAATGGTATTATTGTGAAACTGAATGGTTCAAATgtacaaattaaaaatgatacgACATTTAACGATTATTGCCCTAACGAGGGGATGAAGACTAATGGAGAATGTGATAGTAACATCCAAAATGTTAACTTTgctattataaaattgcttacatattttaaatcgGTTGTTGACGATATTTTAGAAGATAATAAACTTTCTGAATACGCTATTTTGTGGTtatgttataaaataaatctaATGTCATACGACGGGATCAGAAATCTAAAtgattttcataataaatatataaaggaCAAAGAGAGtgatattcaaaaaatggtTGATGTTGAAgcttataatatttacatggattttataaataaaaaccaAGATTTGATGAATATGGATATTAATGGTATATCTAATTTTTATGCTCCATTGAAATCATTAtgtaatatgtataataaattcgatgcaaaaaataatagttgCGCAAAATGCTCGGAAGATGCTAAAGAATttgttgaaaaatataatcaatTTAATGAAGATCCTAGCGTTATTGGAAATCAAtcatatagaaaaatattgactattttatttaacgattatgataatttaaaaaataaatgtaaagaTAGTTCATCCCTTCCAACGATAGAACAAATACAATATAGTGTAAAAGGCTCTGAAAAAGGTTCTGAATTTGCATCATCAAGTTCGTCGATAACAATCAAGTTAATTCCAGTTTTATTGACATTTACAATACCATTTTTCTTGAGAATTGCTTATAAg tattcattatttggatTTGGTAAACGATCtcaaaaacaatatttagGAAAAAggctaaaaaaataa